Proteins co-encoded in one Pseudophryne corroboree isolate aPseCor3 chromosome 1, aPseCor3.hap2, whole genome shotgun sequence genomic window:
- the F2RL2 gene encoding proteinase-activated receptor 3 yields the protein MLFLLAVLFLSSTVYCLNGSDVVLVKNESEVAFPKTFRGSHDEYDRLNELNGVTESIANEFQNAKTKQRTIVVNNATLAYLGSSTSRQLIPAIYTVVILIGIPSNILILRMLFSRSQSVCMSIFYTNLAVSDLLFCLMLPFKAAYHLDGNNWIFGETMCRAMTICFYGNMYCSILLIMCISISRYIAIVHPFIYRSLPKRTCAILLCTLVWIIVLVFMIPFFTLKQTYKLKEMHLVSCHDVHETSADSFQFYYFVSLVVFGYFVPFCVVAFCCFSIIRTLGTHDQKRFLYLKITVLLLVMFTLCFTPSNIILLIHQVRYHYSKMDNMYGSYLIALCFSSLNSCLDPFLYFLMSDITKPPKTYAKMNKLSLEKCMTLLPS from the exons ATGTTATTCCTGCTGGCCGTATTATTTCTGTCCAGTACGGTTTACTGCCTGAACG GCAGTGATGTCGTACTGGTGAAAAATGAATCCGAAGTTGCGTTTCCAAAGACTTTTCGAGGAAGTCATGATGAATATGACAGACTTAACGAACTTAATGGAGTCACAGAGTCTATAGCAAATGAGTTCCAGAACGCCAAGACAAAGCAGCGGACAATTGTGGTCAACAATGCTACTTTGGCCTACTTAGGAAGTTCCACAAGCAGACAACTGATTCCAGCCATATACACTGTGGTCATACTCATTGGGATTCCTTCCAATATCCTCATACTAAGGATGCTCTTTTCTCGAAGCCAGTCTGTGTGCATGTCAATATTTTACACCAACTTGGCCGTGTCGGACTTACTTTTCTGCCTCATGCTACCCTTCAAGGCCGCGTACCACCTGGATGGCAACAACTGGATATTTGGAGAAACTATGTGTCGCGCCATGACCATCTGCTTCTATGGGAACATGTATTGCTCAATTCTACTCATCATGTGTATCAGTATCAGCCGCTACATCGCCATTGTACACCCGTTTATATACCGGAGTTTACCAAAACGGACCTGTGCGATTCTCCTGTGTACCCTCGTGTGGATTATTGTCCTTGTGTTTATGATACCGTTTTTCACTCTGAAGCAAACGTATAAGCTGAAGGAAATGCATCTGGTCTCCTGCCATGATGTGCACGAAACCTCCGCTGACTCATTTCAGTTCTACTACTTTGTTTCACTGGTAGTGTTCGGCTACTTTGTCCCATTCTGTGTGGTAGCTTTCTGCTGCTTCTCAATCATTAGAACTCTGGGGACACATGATCAGAAACGCTTCTTGTACCTGAAAATAACCGTCCTGCTTCTGGTCATGTTCACTCTGTGCTTTACGCCGAGTAACATCATACTCCTTATTCACCAAGTCAGGTATCATTACAGCAAAATGGATAACATGTATGGGAGCTATCTGATTGCGTTATGTTTTAGCAGTTTAAACAGTTGTCTTGATCCTTTTCTCTATTTTCTTATGTCTGACATTACCAAACCACCCAAAACCTATGCTAAAATGAATAAGCTGTCTCTAGAGAAATGCATGACACTCCTGCCATCCTGA